In the Setaria italica strain Yugu1 chromosome VI, Setaria_italica_v2.0, whole genome shotgun sequence genome, one interval contains:
- the LOC101785160 gene encoding probable receptor-like protein kinase At1g80640: protein MMRPGAGCFLLLPLCLLVLPRGGVLLLADAARVAFADASSPPAPSPAADVPFLPDVSSAPAAVRIQTGGDNHYQKQVLLAVILALVVVIVMVLSAVFACIFWRKAQEALDSKEIKISNATRGTMLPTQGKRNLLKMSKKEVITMMDFSVLESATSKFNEKNILGKGGFGCVYRACLDKSSVAAVKKLNCCREEVEKEFENELDFLGKIRHPNVISVLGYCIHEDTRLLVYELMQNGSLETQLHGPYRGSALSWHIRLKIALDTARGLEHLHEHYNPMIIHRDIKSSNILLDSDFNAKISDFGLAIYGGNHNKDDINPSGTVGYVAPEYLLDGQLTEKSDVYAFGVVLFELLLGRKPVEMIGESHCQSIVSWAMPQITDRTKLPSIIDPAIRNTMDLRHLYQVAAVAVLCVQPEPSYRPLITDVLHSLVPLVPLELGGTLRVVEQSH, encoded by the exons aTGATGAGGCCAGGGGCCGGATGCTTCTTGCTGCTGCCTCTGTGTCTGCTCGTGTTGCCGCGGGGAGGCGTGCTCCTGCTCGCGGACGCGGCGAGGGTGGCGTTCGCCGACGCGTCGTCGCCGcctgcgccgtcgccggcggcggacgtgCCGTTTCTTCCGGATGTCTCCTCTGCTCCCGCGG CTGTAAGGATCCAAACTGGGGGAGACAACCATTACCAAAAGCAGGTCCTCCTTGCGGTTATCTTGGCACTTGTTGTGGTCATTGTGATGGTGCTTTCAGCAGTATTTGCATGCATCTTCTGGAGAAAAGCTCAGGAAGCTCTGGATTCcaaggaaataaaaatatcaA ATGCTACTAGGGGCACCATGTTACCCACCCAAGGGAAACGGAACCTGTTAAAAATGTCAAAGAAAGAAGTGATCACAATGATGGACTTCTCAGTCTTGGAGTCAGCTACTAGCAAGTTTAATGAGAAGAATATCTTGGGCAAAGGTGGTTTTGGCTGTGTATATAGGGCTTGCCTTGATAAAAGTAGTGTTGCAGCTGTCAAGAAACTCAACTGTTGTAGGGAGGAAGTCGAGAAAGAATTTGAG AATGAGCTGGATTTCCTTGGGAAAATTCGGCATCCCAACGTGATATCTGTGCTGGGATATTGCATTCATGAAGATACCAGGCTGCTTGTTTATGAGCTAATGCAAAATGGTTCTCTTGAAACACAACTACATG GACCGTACCGTGGATCAGCATTAAGTTGGCACATTCGCTTGAAAATTGCTCTTGACACAGCAAG AGGATTGGAACACCTTCATGAACATTACAATCCTATGATTATACATAGAGATATAAAATCATCCAACATACTTCTTGACTCGGACTTCAATGCAAAG ATATCAGATTTTGGCCTTGCAATATATGGTGGTAACCACAATAAAGACGACATTAACCCTTCAGGAACTGTTGGTTATGTTGCACCGGAGTATCTTCTAGACG GTCAATTAACTGAGAAGAGCGATGTATATGCTTTTGGAGTGGTTCTTTTTGAGCTGTTACTCGGAAGGAAGCCAGTAGAAATGATTGGAGAATCTCATTGTCAATCTATTGTTTCATGG GCCATGCCTCAGATAACTGATAGAACAAAGCTGCCCAGTATTATTGATCCAGCCATCAGAAACACCATGGATTTGAGACATCTTTATCAA GTTGCTGCCGTAGCTGTATTATGCGTCCAGCCAGAGCCAAGCTACAGACCACTGATCACCGATGTTCTCCACTCGCTCGTTCCACTTGTCCCTTTGGAGCTTGGGGGAACACTGAGGGTGGTAGAACAATCTCACTAG